From Bradysia coprophila strain Holo2 unplaced genomic scaffold, BU_Bcop_v1 contig_324, whole genome shotgun sequence, the proteins below share one genomic window:
- the LOC119079387 gene encoding uncharacterized AIM2 family protein C30D10.14-like — MSSFERWLVIAFMVVLTHCHDIYDQDLSSVDAESRSVYADYIPRGRFINIGNLPVYEAPDNIDKRRMLIAVHDIFGFSSSNMKQITDHMAVQAGGFRVALPDFFRGDHWDINVPITPIERAAFIQRVGDWETIVKPDLINTVRYYQRQGVQEFAIFGMCWGGRTGTDAAMELSDYFKASAIVHPSLVSNDEAYSVRMPMYLMPSRDQPDMLPFYQVLRNNFGDNSGHRRFDDMFHGFASTCGNFSDPLNQMHVNEIIRTLGVFFERILIDTV; from the exons ATGTCTAGTTTCGAACGGTGGCTTGTCATAGCCTTTATGGTCGTCTTAACTCATTGCCATGATATTTACGACCAGGATTTGTCTTCTGTTGATGCTGag aGCAGATCAGTTTACGCCGATTATATTCCTCGCGGCCGTTTCATCAATATTGGCAATCTACCTGTTTACGAGGCCCCCGATAACATTGATAAAAGGCGAATGCTTATTGCTGTCCATGACATTTTTGGATTTTCAAGCTCTAATATGAAACAAATTACTGACCACATGGCCGTTCAAGCTGGTGGTTTTAGAGTCGCTTTGCCCGATTTCTTTCGTGGCGATCATTGGGACATCAATGTGCCCATAAC TCCGATAGAACGTGCCGCTTTCATACAACGCGTTGGGGATTGGGAAACAATCGTGAAGCCGGATTTGATAAACACAGTGAGGTATTATCAAAGGCAGGGCGTGCAAGAGTTTGCGATATTTGGTATGTGCTGGGGAGGACGAACTGGTACAGACGCTGCCATGGAACTCTCTGATTATTTCAAGGCGAGCGCTATCGTTCACCCGTCTTTAGTTTCGAATGACGAAGCATATTCGGTCAGGATGCCAATGTATTTGATGCCGTCGCGTGATCAACCGGATATG TTGCCATTCTACCAAGTGTTACGAAATAATTTTGGTGATAACAGCGGCCACAGACGATTCGATGACATGTTCCATGGATTCGCGAGTACCTGTGGCAATTTCAGTGATCCCCTGAATCAAATGCATGTGAACGAAATCATAAGAACTCTTGGAGTTTTCTTCGAACGAATTCTAATCGACACAGTCTAA
- the LOC119079689 gene encoding uncharacterized protein LOC119079689, translating into MYAQCETKYKKSEAKVVQIDEGLFESMERLQLLVNTAETSLSEMVQETVISKEQMQLELLIQLFKELITTREEQAEQPGKTTAVSEKEQELEDELVLLANNLLSLRLRRRRIAKSQN; encoded by the exons ATGTACGCACAATGTGAAaccaaatataaaaaaagtgaagCTAAAGTGGTACAAATAGACGAAGGACTATTTGAAAGTATGGAACGGTTGCAGCTGTTAGTCAACACCGCAGAAACATCACTGTCCGAAATGGTTCAAGAGACAGTTATTTCGAAG GAACAAATGCAGTTGGAGCTTCTCATTCAGTTGTTCAAAGAACTGATAACGACGCGAGAAGAGCAGGCAGAACAACCTGGAAAAACAACCGCTGTGTCTGAAAAGGAGCAGGAGCTGGAG GATGAACTGGTGCTACTTGCTAACAATTTGTTGTCATTGCGATTGCGACGGCGGCGGATTGCTAAGTCTCAG AACTGA